In Candidatus Peregrinibacteria bacterium, the genomic window TATCCTATTATCGGTACAGGTTCGTTACCATTTAGAGGTGGATTAAATCCTGCTTTTTTGAAAGAACGTCTTAGAGATCTCAAAGGTATTCGTACAGTTACGACGCAATCCGCATTTAGGTATGACTATGATGCGGATGAAGTAAAAAAAGCTTATGAAATTTTAAAAAATGAACTCCCAAAGAGCGAGCCACTGCATTTGAGCGATGAAGAAATTAATGATGTTCTTGATATCGATCAAGTATTTGGAAAATTTTATAGAGCAACAGTTGAGTCGATTGCACCGTTGATAAATAAGGTTGCAAATGATGTGCCGTCGCGCCGTGAACGTATCCAGCATATTGGGCTTTTTGGATACTCACGAGGTATTGGTGAAGTGAAGCTACCACGTGCTATCAAGTTCACCGGCGCTCTTTATTCTATAGGGCTTCCACCTGAATTTATCGGCACCGGTCGTGGGCTCAAGGCTATGAAAGAAGCAGGGAAACTGGAACTTATAGATAAGCTATACATCAATCTCCGTGCTGACTTACTGCATGCAGGTAAATATTTCAATCCTGAAAATCTCGATATGCTTATAGAAGAATATCCATCCCTCAAAGATTACAAAGAAGACATTCGTTTGATAGAAGAAATTCTTGAAATACCTATTGGACCTGTAGAGCCACATCACTACATTCACAGAAATCTTTCATCGTCAGCTTATTGGACTATGAAGCAAGGAAATGATCTTTCAGATGTTATTACACGATCCGGTCTTATGCGAAAGAGCCTTGGTTAGTAGATCAAAATATGAAAATAACTATTTTACAAGTAGGTAAAACAAAAGACTCTTTTATAGAAGAAGGTTTAAATGAATATATAAAAAGACTTCAGTCTTTTTGTGATCTGGAAATTGTGACATTGAAGGAGTCGACAGGTGAAAAAATACGTGACCGGCATATAGAGGAAGAAGGTAAGGCTATTTTAGAAAAACTCTCAAAATATGAGGATCATTACAAAATCCTACTTGGTATAAAAGCAAAAAATTTGAGTTCTGAAGAGTTTGCGGAAAAAATAAGAGAGGTACGCGATTTTGGTCAGGGTAAATTATTAATTTTGATCGGCGGACCTTATGGGACTTCGCAAACGGTAGTTGATGCTTGTGACTTTGTCCTGAGCTTCGGCCACATGACCTTCACCCACCAAATGATCCGTCTAATGCTTGTCGAACAACTTTACCGCGCCTTTACAATAATCGAAGGCAAGCAGTACCATTATTAGTTGCGAAATCCGGCCTACTGTGAGAGAATCCAGTCTTATATTTGATAAAAATCAGCTTATGCGTCGTTATATTTTTACTTTGATTGTCGTGTTTTCAGCTTTGCTTGGATTTATGTTTTCGCAGACAACTTTTGCGCTCATGGGGAATCCAAATGTGAACATGTGGGATCAATATGCATACACAGAGATTGTTGATGAAGGTGAGCTTTGTGGGGACGTCGATCAAAATGCGACGCGCGGAGGTACTTACTATAGGTGTGCGAGCGGTCTTAGTTGTGATGTCTTCCCTCAGGATGGGAATCGTGTTGAGGAGCCGTATGGTAGATGTGTTGTAAATGAAAGATATATGTGTGAAGCAACAGGTGGAGAGGTTTATGATGACATGACTTGTAATTGTCCACTGAGTTCAAATGGTGGATGTAATGGTGATATTATAAAAGTTACACAGAGCAGTACTTTTGATAATGAGAGAAATGAGCTTAATATAGAAATAACTGCAAAAAATACTTCAAATCAAGAAGTGTCTTGGAGTGAGTATGGCTCCGGGTGTAGCTCAACTACAAAAGATATATTTGGTGTTCGTATTAGATATACGGACCCACCTTTTGCATTTAGTCCGACTCCAAATCCACGTGAAGTATATATAATTGGTGGGGAGGATAGTTTTTATGAATTTAGTGAAAATAATACGTCTTATGACGAAGGCCCAAATTATACTTGTATGGCTTATGTGAAAAACACATTTAAATTTAAGTCACGTGAGGTGAAAAAAGCTCAAATCACAATCCCGGGATATTTATTAAATACTATAGCTTATACGGTTGAAGTCAAATACGGCATAGATTTTGAATTTAAATCCGGAGATACAAACGCATACAGGGCATCATGTACAAATGGTCAAACTATGATCAACGGAAGATGTGATTATGTCATTCCTAAAGTTATGGAACCTTATGAATTTTATGATATTAGAGGACATTGGGGAGAGGTATATATTTTAGAAATGCTGGATCTGGGCGTTGTTGAAGGGTATAGGAATCATTACTTCTATCCTGATAGACCCATAACCAGGGCTGAATTCACGAAAATGCTTCTATTAGCATTGAATTACAAAGTTACAATGCAGCCGGCAACGGAGCGTCAATTTGCAGATGTTAGGGTAGGGGATTGGTATGCTGATTTTATATACACAGCAGCTTTGGGTAGGGTAGTTGAAGGTTATGTGGATG contains:
- the ppcA gene encoding phosphoenolpyruvate carboxylase, producing MINHSGNIAPDGRKIPAIMATQHPDNAGKVKLFDNEFVTTADELEECYSMFAELKADEYMWDWEGKFVDEAVIEKLFRQYPDFFQKYPLGRDFFLTFRIPNADEEKTARLARAYLSLLTSDDFAKSSGFASPPVFEMILPMTTNTEQLLKIRRTFRQVAEFERKVFAHEMGDLSDINIIPLFETTEIIINSWKILEEYVDACEKEFGKKPTYMRPFIARSDPAMNAGLVPAECAMRAGISNYYYKFKAKTGIEVYPIIGTGSLPFRGGLNPAFLKERLRDLKGIRTVTTQSAFRYDYDADEVKKAYEILKNELPKSEPLHLSDEEINDVLDIDQVFGKFYRATVESIAPLINKVANDVPSRRERIQHIGLFGYSRGIGEVKLPRAIKFTGALYSIGLPPEFIGTGRGLKAMKEAGKLELIDKLYINLRADLLHAGKYFNPENLDMLIEEYPSLKDYKEDIRLIEEILEIPIGPVEPHHYIHRNLSSSAYWTMKQGNDLSDVITRSGLMRKSLG
- a CDS encoding 23S rRNA (pseudouridine(1915)-N(3))-methyltransferase RlmH codes for the protein MKITILQVGKTKDSFIEEGLNEYIKRLQSFCDLEIVTLKESTGEKIRDRHIEEEGKAILEKLSKYEDHYKILLGIKAKNLSSEEFAEKIREVRDFGQGKLLILIGGPYGTSQTVVDACDFVLSFGHMTFTHQMIRLMLVEQLYRAFTIIEGKQYHY
- a CDS encoding S-layer homology domain-containing protein → MRESSLIFDKNQLMRRYIFTLIVVFSALLGFMFSQTTFALMGNPNVNMWDQYAYTEIVDEGELCGDVDQNATRGGTYYRCASGLSCDVFPQDGNRVEEPYGRCVVNERYMCEATGGEVYDDMTCNCPLSSNGGCNGDIIKVTQSSTFDNERNELNIEITAKNTSNQEVSWSEYGSGCSSTTKDIFGVRIRYTDPPFAFSPTPNPREVYIIGGEDSFYEFSENNTSYDEGPNYTCMAYVKNTFKFKSREVKKAQITIPGYLLNTIAYTVEVKYGIDFEFKSGDTNAYRASCTNGQTMINGRCDYVIPKVMEPYEFYDIRGHWGEVYILEMLDLGVVEGYRNHYFYPDRPITRAEFTKMLLLALNYKVTMQPATERQFADVRVGDWYADFIYTAALGRVVEGYVDGTFKPDESIDRAEAIALALRAAQIEPYSYSHTFFYDVTAFWQKPYIETAYRLNLINGKGGGKFDPDGQLTRAEAAKIASNLIRLKDSNVPKRTAQTK